The genome window GACCAGGTGATGTTTTACCAGATGCAGTTGCAGTTTTAGATCCAAAACGCGAAGATTGTTCGTATCCGTATGACGAATTATGTGGTTGTGGTGTTGGTTTTAAATTGATTCAAGCATTAGCAGAAAATAGAAACCAAACTATTGAAGATTTGGTCATGTATTTGGATTTAGTGGCAACAGCCATTGCTGCCGATATTGTTCCAATTACGGGAGAAAATCGGGTGTTGGCGAAGTTTGGATTAGAAGTAATTAATTCCAATCCACGACCTGGAATAAAAGCGTTAATTCAGAATGTAAAAAAGCAAGTTTTAACCATTACCGATGTGGTTTTTATTGTAGCACCTCGAATAAATGCTGCTGGAAGAATTAAGCATGGAAATGAAGCGGTTGCCTTATTAACGGAATATAACTTAGATCAGGCAGAACAATTTGCTTCGGAAATTGAACAACACAATTCTGACAGAAAAGACCTTGATAAACAAATAACGAAAGAAGCGTTACTTCAAATAGAAGAAAATAACGAGCAAAGTCGATTTTCAACGGTTGTGTACCAAGAAAATTGGCATAAAGGTGTCATCGGAATTGTCGCTTCAAGATTAGTAGAAAATTATTACCGACCAACGATTGTTTTTACAAAAAGTGGCGAAAAATTAGCTGCTTCGGCACGCTCGGTAAAAGACTTTGATATTTATAATGCATTAGAAGCATGTGCTGAACATTTGGAGCAATTTGGTGGACACATGTATGCTGCTGGAATGACTTTGAAAGAAGAAAATTACGATAATTTCAAGCAAGCTTTTGAAAAAGTAGTGAATGATACGATTCATCCCGATTTGTTGATTCCTGAAATTTCGTATGATGCTGAAATTGAATTATCAGAAATCAATCCGAAGTTAATGCGATTGTTAAAACAGTTTGAACCTTTTGGGCCTGAAAACATGACGCCTTTATTTTTGATTAAAAATGTAAATGATACAGGTTATCCAAAATTATTAGGTCAAGATGATGAGCATTTAAAACTATATATTCAGCAAAATAACTCTGAAAAATTTGGAGCAATCGGATTTAAATTGGGCTCTAAATTGGAAGTTGTTAAAAATTCATCAAAATTCGATGCAATTGTATCTTTAGAGGAAAATGAATGGCGCGATGTTGTAACTTTGCAACTTCAATTACGAGATATTCGTCCGTCAAATGGCTAGAAAAGACCCTTACGCAGCATTACGATTTAAAGAGTTTAGATTATTTTTAGCAATGCGATTTGCATTGGTTTTCGCTTGGTCAATGCAATTT of Flavobacterium channae contains these proteins:
- the recJ gene encoding single-stranded-DNA-specific exonuclease RecJ — protein: MRWNQKVKPNPEKVKAIQQALQVDEIIATLLVQRGVETFEQAKTFFRPTLADLHNPYLMKDMDKAVARIELAIANNENILVFGDYDVDGTTAVSLVSSYLRSFYPNVATYIPDRYAEGYGISYMGIDFAEDNDVSLIIALDCGIKSIDHVNYAKAKNIDFIICDHHRPGDVLPDAVAVLDPKREDCSYPYDELCGCGVGFKLIQALAENRNQTIEDLVMYLDLVATAIAADIVPITGENRVLAKFGLEVINSNPRPGIKALIQNVKKQVLTITDVVFIVAPRINAAGRIKHGNEAVALLTEYNLDQAEQFASEIEQHNSDRKDLDKQITKEALLQIEENNEQSRFSTVVYQENWHKGVIGIVASRLVENYYRPTIVFTKSGEKLAASARSVKDFDIYNALEACAEHLEQFGGHMYAAGMTLKEENYDNFKQAFEKVVNDTIHPDLLIPEISYDAEIELSEINPKLMRLLKQFEPFGPENMTPLFLIKNVNDTGYPKLLGQDDEHLKLYIQQNNSEKFGAIGFKLGSKLEVVKNSSKFDAIVSLEENEWRDVVTLQLQLRDIRPSNG